The following proteins come from a genomic window of Chaetodon auriga isolate fChaAug3 chromosome 16, fChaAug3.hap1, whole genome shotgun sequence:
- the elfn2b gene encoding protein phosphatase 1 regulatory subunit 29, whose translation MQGASTTSTLLLLILPSILVFSHFPNMVNGDCWLIEGDKGYVWLAICSQNQPPYETIPQHINNTVHDLRLNENKLKAVLFSSMYRFTNLTDLNLTKNEISYIEDGAFAGQANLQVLQLGYNKLTNLTEGMMRGLGRMQCLFLQHNLIEVIASNAFWECPSLSSIDLSSNKLARIDPSTFTVLNRLMVCELAANPFHCGCDLYSFLTWLESFNNVTHTYDRLQCETPREMFGFPLLIAAGHSGRNAKNILYHHCRDGVMIPGMTSLPPDLDGPSGIGPEMFGGVGPYHQPTTSSSSTDHSFIPSIKLHHVSLSSASLLVQIPRPYSKMYILTQYNYTYVSDVMNLKNKKEMITLSKLKPHTNYTFCVASIRNSQRYNHTCLQFSTRAQNQDDTLPTPSTTTHYIMTIVGCLFGMLIVLGFVYYCLRKKRMHDEKKKSICVKKTILEMRYGPEVAAAVANDPSAVHKLQEQSREHHQYQHHHGGKLPMSTSSSSGMLHSANTSSSRLSSIPQVEKMATAFSEAMATSKGNYMDVRTGGAGLERVGDGGLGGMRVADLRDDDGTDVGDDSDDDGHGSASEISTIAMEVDKVNQIINNCIDALKLDAAAVAASGASTNPTASSNATSPPPTSTSSLTRGLIPLSQGLTDTCQIIAPNKIPPPPPLPALNAPLSERPGISGGGFVVTPPYRPPPPATAVRPIQRQMSADAAVVIVNAVKKQCSTTSCGSMGRDRERGGARVYSLDVPEPRSPDACNQQQQQYPDRASPVGCGEPLERLPLVGSGSCGGGGGGGCDSGGVGAQHQDSQKSHHYHQQQQIQQQQQQQQQLEVQQDYHCSEHRHSVPALYYEGSHQGSPAQRVSFLKPLTRSRRDAASYSQLSPARHHSSYSGYSSSPEYSSESSLRIWERFRPYRKGQRDEACYVTAGNALRKKVQFAKGEDLHDILDYWKGVSAQQKL comes from the exons ATGCAGGGTGCTTCTACCACCTCCACTCTCCTTCTTCTTATTCTTCCCTCAATCCTAGTCTTCTCCCACTTTCCCAACATGGTCAATGGGGACTGCTGGCTCATTGAGGGGGACAAAGGCTATGTGTGGCTGGCTATCTGCAGTCAGAACCAGCCGCCGTACGAGACTATCCCCCAGCACATCAACAACACGGTGCATGACTTGAGATTGAATGAGAACAAGCTGAAAGCAGTGCTCTTCAGCTCTATGTACCGCTTCACCAACCTGACTGACCTCAACCTCACCAAGAATGAAATCAGCTATATTGAGGATGGAGCCTTTGCGGGACAAGCCAACCTACAG GTTCTTCAGCTGGGCTACAATAAGTTGACAAACTTAACTGAGGGTATGATGAGAGGGCTCGGCCGCATGCAATGCCTCTTCTTGCAGCATAACCTCATTGAGGTTATTGCCAGCAATGCATTCTGGGAGTGCCCCAGCCTCAGCAGCATTGACCTGTCATCCAACAAGCTTGCCCGTATTGACCCATCCACATTCACCGTTCTCAATCGGCTGATGGTATGTGAACTGGCAGCAAATCCATTCCACTGCGGGTGTGATCTTTATAGCTTCCTAACCTGGTTGGAGTCCTTCAACAATGTCACACACACCTATGACCGTCTCCAGTGTGAGACGCCCCGAGAGATGTTTGGCTTCCCCTTACTTATCGCTGCTGGTCATTCTGGACGGAatgcaaaaaacattttgtaccATCACTGCCGAGATGGCGTGATGATACCAGGAATGACCTCTCTCCCACCAGATCTGGATGGTCCTTCTGGGATCGGACCAGAGATGTTTGGTGGTGTGGGCCCGTACCACCAGCCCaccacctcttcctcatctaCTGACCACAGCTTCATTCCAAGCATCAAGCTCCATCATGTCTCTTTGTCATCAGCTTCTCTCCTTGTGCAGATTCCAAGGCCCTACAGCAAAATGTATATTCTAACACAATACAACTACACATATGTGTCTGACGTCATGAATTTAAAGAACAAGAAGGAGATGATTACCCTCAGCAAGCTCAAACCGCACACCAATTACACCTTCTGTGTAGCATCCATCCGCAACTCTCAACGTTACAACCACACCTGCCTTCAGTTTTCCACTCGGGCTCAAAATCAAGATGACACCCTCCCCACACCTTCCACCACTACTCACTACATAATGACCATTGTAGGCTGTCTTTTTGGCATGCTCATTGTTTTAGGCTTCGTCTACTATTGCCTTCGTAAGAAACGGATGCATgatgagaagaagaagtccATCTGTGTCAAGAAAACTATTCTGGAAATGCGCTATGGACCggaggtggcagcagcagtagcaaatGACCCATCAGCAGTCCACAAGCTTCAGGAGCAGTCCAGAGAACATCACCAGTATCAGCACCACCATGGAGGCAAACTTCCCATGTCCACATCCTCAAGTTCGGGAATGCTCCACTCAGCCAACACCAGTTCCTCCAGACTTTCCTCTATCCCACAAGTGGAAAAGATGGCCACTGCCTTTTCAGAGGCCATGGCAACAAGTAAAGGAAATTATATGGATGTCAGAACTGGAGGGGCAGGGTTGGAGAGGGTCGGAGATGGTGGACTTGGAGGGATGAGGGTGGCAGATTTGAGGGACGATGATGGTACTGATGTAGGGGATGACTCAGATGATGATGGACATGGTTCTGCATCAGAGATTTCCACCATTGCCATGGAGGTGGACAAGGTCAACCAGATCATTAACAACTGCATTGATGCACTGAAactggatgcagcagcagtTGCTGCTTCAGGGGCCTCTACTAACCCTACAGCCTCCTCTAATGCCACCTCTCCACCCCCCACCAGCACGTCCTCCCTCACTCGTGGCCTAATTCCACTCTCCCAAGGATTGACAGACACATGCCAGATCATTGCTCCCAACAAAAtaccccctccccctcctctccctgccctGAATGCCCCTCTCTCTGAGCGTCCAGGAATCAGTGGCGGTGGTTTTGTTGTCACTCCACCCTACAGGCCCCCTCCGCCAGCCACTGCTGTACGTCCCATTCAGCGACAAATGAGTGCAGATGCAGCAGTGGTTATTGTAAATGCTGTCAAAAAACAGTGCAGCACCACCTCTTGTGGCTCCATGGGTCGGGATAGGGAACGCGGAGGAGCAAGGGTGTATAGCCTGGATGTTCCTGAACCAAGGAGCCCAGATGCCTGtaatcaacaacaacagcagtacCCAGATCGGGCCAGTCCCGTGGGCTGTGGGGAGCCCCTTGAGAGGCTGCCTTTAGTGGGGAGTGGGAGCTGtggtggagggggtggtggtggttgcGACAGTGGTGGTGTTGGTGCCCAACACCAGGACAGCCAGAAGTCACACCATTATcatcaacagcaacaaatacagcaacagcagcagcagcagcagcagctggaggtgcAGCAGGACTACCACTGCTCGGAGCATCGCCACTCCGTCCCAGCTCTCTACTATGAAGGCTCACACCAGGGCTCCCCAGCCCAGAGGGTGTCCTTCCTAAAGCCCCTGACACGCTCTCGTAGGGATGCAGCATCATACTCCCAGCTTTCGCCTGCCCGCCACCATTCCAGTTACTCCGGCTACTCCTCCAGTCCAGAGTACTCCTCAGAGAGCTCACTGAGGATCTGGGAGCGCTTTCGTCCCTACCGGAAAGGCCAACGGGATGAGGCCTGTTATGTGACGGCTGGAAATGCCCTTCGAAAAAAGGTGCAGTTCGCTAAAGGTGAGGACCTGCATGACATCCTTGATTACTGGAAGGGTGTGTCAGCACAGCAGAAGCTGTGA